The Prochlorococcus marinus str. MIT 1214 sequence CTGTTATTCTTTGCACAGGAGGTCATACAAAAATATGGAAACGAAGTTCTTCTAGAAAAAAAGAGAATACAGGAGACGGGTTGTACTTAAGTATCAAAGCAGGTTGCGAATTAAGAGATATGGAAATGGTTCAATTTCACCCCTCAGGCATGCTTTCCCCAGAAGAGATTGCAGGAACATTAGTCACAGAAGCAGTTCGAGGAGAAGGAGGAAAACTTATAAATAACCAAGGAGAACGATTCATGGTTAATTACGATAAAGAGAGAATGGAGCTTTCAACTAGAGATAGAGTCGCTATAGCGAATTACACAGAAATAGCCGAAGGGCGAGGCACTCCTAACGGAGGGGTGTATCTAGATATAAGTCATATGAGTAAAGATTTCATAATGCAAAAAATACCAAGTATTTACAGGCAGTTTTTAGATGCACAAATGCTAGACATCTCAAAAGAGCCAATGGAAGTAGCTCCAACAGCACACTATTCAATGGGAGGTATTGTGATAAGTCCTGAAGAGCATTGCACATCAGTCAGGGGGTTATATGCCGCAGGAGAAGTAGCTGGTGGATTACATGGTGCAAATCGTCTTGGAGGTAATTCTCTCGCAGAAATTTTAGTTTTTGGGAAGAGGGCTGGAATAGCTACTATTAATTATTCAAACCAATTAAAATCACAAGTAAGATCTAATAGTTCAATAAAAAATGCCCATGACCACATAAATAAATTCATAAATAAAGGTTCAGAATTAGCAAAGCCTTTACAAAATGAATTAAGTAGCATCATGTGGAATCATTGTGGTGTGATTAAAGATAAAAAATTATTAAAGTCAGGACTAAAGAAAATTATAGACATCAAAAATATTATTAAAGACGTTGATGTTAGAATTAACTATCAAAATTGTGATGATCTTGTTCAAGTTTTTGATTTAGAAGCATCATTAGTTTCTGCCGAAGCCACAATCCTATCTGCATTAACCAGGCAAGAAAGTAGAGGTTCGCACCAAAGAAGTGACTATAAGGAATTAAATACTGGTGAAAAATGCAATTATCATGTCAAGTTGAATAAACAGACTTTAGATTTGGAAATTTCAAAACGATCTATTTCTCCATTAAGAACGGATCTTCAAAATATTGTTAACAAAACTAGCAAAGTTATTAATATCAAAAATAAATTACTTGAATAGACGTATTTAATTGATTCTAGCTACTAGTTAAATCCTTTTTGAAATAAAAAAGAGAATGAGGATGTAAGTCCATCCATACATCGCAATATCACTGAGATCCCATAGCATTAAAAGAGATCATGTTCTAAATCAGAGTTAAACTAGCTAAGCATTACTTCTCTTTCCAAATAATATTGTTATGTTAATTCTACGATTCTCATATCCTTCCTTGAACTCGTAGTTATCACTTTCGTGCAATAAACTCGAGTTGAAGAAAACAGCTCGGTTTTCTTTATATGGAATAATTGTTTTTTTATCTTTAAGTTTTTTCATCTCCTCTCTCATTTTTATTGAGTCAGAATTATAAGAAACAAAATCCCATTCTTTAGTTACCGCTCTATTATGAATGATTAAACCACCTGAATCTTTGTTTAAGTTTGCGATGTTAGGAGTAATCCAAAAATTTATAGTAACCTGAGCGAAATCTGCGTGAATATTTATTCCGCTGACTGAAGAATTTTCATTTTTTGAACGGCTATCATATTTATAAGCCCATATTTGTTCTATTGGAAGTTGTTTGATTATTTTAGGGAATTTATCTTTTAGTTCTTTGGCTATTTGAATAATTAATGGATTAGCTAAACCTTCCGTTAAATATGCTCCAAGATATCCATTATGTCGTATATCAAACCAAATTGTACTTCCTAGTAGAAATGCACGTAGAGATTTAAGTGCTTCAGGACTTAATAAATTATCAACATAAGTTAATCCAAGCTCATGGTTAAAATAATCATTAGTAATTTTCTCAACATCTAAGGAATTATTCACTACTTCTTCTTTTAATTTAGGTGCTTCTGAAATATTTATTAAACGATTATAACTATCTTTTAGAAGATTCTGATATTCATTCCTTAAAGTAATTAGGCTAGTATCAGATGGCCATTTAATTTCGGTGGCAATCTTTTTATATAAAATTGCAAGGTCAATAAAATTATTAGTCTCTAAATCTTTTGATGCTAAATATTCAAATTGTTCAATATCATGTTCTATCTTTGCCTTGCTAATTAATCTAAAACTCTTTTGGTTAGATTCTTGAATTCTTTTTCCTCTGAGTAACTCAGCACTTTCTGAAAAATATTTGAGAGATAGTTTATATTCACCTTTGTGAAGGAATATGAAGCCCAGATTAGAATGAGCTTCTGCCAAATCAGGATTAATTTCAATTGCTTTCCGAGTAGATAATTCTGCTTCTTTTAATCTTCCAAGATCTTTCAATGTGATCCCCAAATTAGAATGTGCCATTACATTATTAGGGTTAAGTTCAATTGCTTTGCAAATAGATAATTCTGCTTCTTTTAATCTTCCAAGATTTCTTAACATAGTTCCCAAATTATTATACGCCTCAGCAAAATCTGGTTTAATTTCAATTGCTTTACGCGTAGATAATTCTGCTTCTTTTAATTTACCAAGATCTCTTAATATGTTTCCCAGATTTTGATGCGCTTCTGCATAAAGAGGTTTAATTTCAATTGCTTTACGCGTAGATAATTCTGCTTCTTGTAATTTGCCAAGATCTTTTAATATGTTTCCCAGATTTAGATGCGCTTCTGCATAAAGAGGTTTAATTTCAATTGCTTTACGCGTAGATAATTCTGCTTCTTGTAATTTGCCAAGATCTTTTAATATGTTTCCTAAATTATAATGCGAACCTGCGACATTAGGATTCAGTACAATTGCTTTTTCTGTTGCTTTTTCTGCTTCTTTTAATCTTCCAAGATCTCTTAATATGTTTCCCAGATTTTGATGCGCTTCTGCATAAAGAGGTTTAATTTCAATTGCTTTACGCGTAGATAATTCTGCATCTTGTAATTTGCCAAGATCTTTTAATATGTTTCCCAGATTTAGATGCGCTTCTGCATAAAGAGGTTTGATTGAAATTGCTTTACGGGTAGATAATTCTGCTTCTTGTAAGTTATTAAGATCTCTCAATATGTTTCCTAAATTGTAATGTGAGACTGCGACATTAGGATTAAGTTCAATTGCCTTATCTATAGCTATTTTTGCTTCTTTAAATTTGCCAAGATCTCTCAATATGTTTCCCAGATTGGAATGCGCCGTTGCGAAATCAGATTTAATTTCAATTGCTTTGCGAGTTGATAATTCTGCTTCTTTTAATTTGCCTAGATTTTTTAATATGATTCCATAATTAGAAAAAACTCTGTAATCCTTGAAACCCTGATTGATAAAATATTGATAAAGTTTTTCTGCTTCTAGAGTGTTTCCTTCTGAATGAAGCTTAAATGCTTTGTTAATTATTTCTTCTTTAGAAGGTTTTGAAGGTCTAGAAGTACTAAGAGAAATATTCTCCTTAATTTCTTCTAAAGTAAATGGGACTGAGAATGTTTTTACTTCAGTGATCTTCTTTCTTTGTTCTTGTTTATCTGATCTTTCCATATATTTTATTACTCTTAAAGAAACAATAGAAAAATACCTAGATATATATCCTTTCTAGCTTATCCAGGTCTATTAAAAATTTCCTCTTAATAGTTTGGGACGACAACGTCTCGAAAACTGCTTTTTATAAATTGATTCTAAACTCGCCATTATTATAGTGAAAGAAGCATTTAAACTATATCTTACTCGATTGGCATCGAGATCAAAGAAATGGGTCACTGCGAATTTCGAAAGAAGTAGCTCGTGATTTGGTTGGTTGAAGCCTTGGAACTTCTGATTGGGTTCTCAATCACGATGCATGGGGACGAGAAGAAAGGCTAATTTCATTTGTCACCACAGTCAGAGCCAAGACTTCAAGAGTGAGAGAGATCCCTTGCAATCTTGGTTATGTCTTTAGGCGATGGAAATACTTTTTAGAAAATGAGATGAATCACACAGTCAGAGGGGATGATTATGTCTTTGCTCAAATCCACAATGAAATGAAGCAGCCCAATCAAAGAAAGATCCAACAACATTGGAGATGGACTGTCGATAAGTTGATGGATGAAGGAAAGCTCAAAGGTCATAAGTTCTCAGATCGTCCTTATACCCTAATCTCTGAGCTGATATAACGACATATACCGGACATAGATCACCCCATGCACCCCTACAGAAAGTAGCCGTATGGAAAGATTGAATACTCTTTAAAGAAAAGCGAACCACCTTGTGATCAGTAGGTGTTCTCTCAAAGTTGGAATGGATTCATAAAAAAGTTGGAATAACGTCTCGTCACTTATGCAAAGATCACTTACAAAGACAGTTCTTCTCAATTAATGATTATTGTTGAGAGTCAAAATAATTTTTCAGTTGCGATCTGTATGTTCACGCAGTTCCTATTCTCTACAAAAACTGATTAGATAGAGTAAAGAAAGAGCTGGAGGAATGAAGTTTCATTCCAACTCCATTCCAACCATCAAGAATCACCAAGATTACAGACTATGACTGAGATCAACTATTGGCTAATGAAAAGTGAACCTAATGCTTACAGTATTAAAGATTTAAGAGATGAAGAAGAAACACTCTGGGATGGAATTCGAAATTATCAGGCCAGAAATTTTATGAGGTCAATGAAAATTGGTGATCAAGCTTTTTTTTATCATTCGAATACTAAGCCCCCTGGAATAGTAGGACTGATGGAAATTATAGAAACAAATTTAATCGACCCATTTCAGTTTGATGAAAGTTCAAAGTACTTTGACAAAAAGTCAAAGAGAGAAAAACCTCGTTGGGATTGCGTGAAGACTAAATACATCTGTGAGTTTAAAGACATGATTACTTTAAAAGAGTTATCTCAAACTTATACCTCGGAAGAACTAACCTTAGTTCGCAAAGGCAATAGGCTGTCAATTATGCCAATTAAAACAGATATTGCTTTAGAGCTTCTCAAAAAACTCAAGAAGGATTAATTCAAAAAAGAGTGAGACTCAAACATATTCCCAATATAAAGACGAGTTATCAATCTGGAGCTAATACCATTTTGGATTAAAAAACCTGCAAGAGCAGCCTGCAAAAGCCTGTATTGATCCCAATTCGGATGTTCCTCAATATATCTCTTCATTGCTTGTTGAATATGCTTTGGTATCTCTGTTTGAAAACTGATTGTATCCTCTGACTCCAAAACCTCTGAGGCTTGGTCCACGCTTTTTTCTTCATCAAAATCAATATTTTTCATTTAAGAGACTTTCGTAAAAATTTGATCCACATGCAAACTACTCTCAAAATTAATACTGAAAAAAACTTTTCTCGCGCCGTCTCATTCTCAGACCAAGCGCTCAACTAGCTTACGAATGAAATCATAAGTATTACTTATCTTTGTATTTAGCTATCATTTGATAGCTAAATACAAAGCATAGAGAACAAGCCTTTTCCACAGGAGGTCGCAAGTCCTTTGCTAATCAGATTAATCCTGTGGAAAAAATGTGGGTTATATAGGGTTTTACTTGGGGAAAAATTTGAAAAACTTTTAGTTAAGTTCTCTCACAAATAGTCTGAATCCCACATTGTTCTCATTGCATTAGTCACATGATTAGTCACATTTCTAGGCCAAGAGACCTCCGCTCCTCGATTCAGTAAATCACTCGCACCCAAGATCAATTTAAGGTTCCATCCATATTGATCACCTTTCAAAATTGCTAACCAAGGTCTACGTTCTAATTCTAGAGTTATGTCCTCATCGCCCATTAATTGGTCTTTAATTACTCTGTATTGATCAGACAAATCTATTACCACTCTCACAAGGTTTTGCCATTCAGATTGGCTTAACTCTATTGCCCAGTCTTCACCACCTATTAGAGCAGGAAAGTTTTCTCTTGATGTATCTCTAATTATTCTCCAACCGGGACCTTCTTTTTTGATCACCTACCCAGGTAAAAGATCAGGCTGATCTTGTTCGTCACTAAGTTCAATTATGGCTCTTTGCACTGGCTTGACTGTCGATTCCTCTAAAAGTCCGTCAAAATCGTCAAATCTTCTCTGCTTTGCTCTAAAAGCTATACGCACAGTAGTAAGGTAGCGATTAGTGGAATGTCTGATAAGACTCTCGCCTCTTTTTGCTAAATCCTTGGAATTAAGTCCTGAACCTGACTTGATCACACTTAAAACTATATTCTCCCTTTATTCTATTAGAAAATCGTTCATTTTCACATTTTATCCAAATAACAACGGTATTATTAGATTTTCTAAACTCACTGGATATTGATTAATTCTTAATTCATCCAATAAATAATAACTAAGAGATATGGAAAAT is a genomic window containing:
- a CDS encoding FAD-dependent oxidoreductase, which translates into the protein MANYNHTTQISNVLVIGCGGAGLRAAIEVKLAGLQVSVLGKRAKTDSHTVLAAGGINAAFGNVDQEDSWERHFADTYIEGYELGDASQIEIMAKESPSLVQEIDQWGANFAKLKNGLLDQRFFGAHSYRRTCYSGDFTGLSILKTLLKKAESLNIPIHDNQYVTEILIRDEICFGAMSFDTSTAERTVHLADAVILCTGGHTKIWKRSSSRKKENTGDGLYLSIKAGCELRDMEMVQFHPSGMLSPEEIAGTLVTEAVRGEGGKLINNQGERFMVNYDKERMELSTRDRVAIANYTEIAEGRGTPNGGVYLDISHMSKDFIMQKIPSIYRQFLDAQMLDISKEPMEVAPTAHYSMGGIVISPEEHCTSVRGLYAAGEVAGGLHGANRLGGNSLAEILVFGKRAGIATINYSNQLKSQVRSNSSIKNAHDHINKFINKGSELAKPLQNELSSIMWNHCGVIKDKKLLKSGLKKIIDIKNIIKDVDVRINYQNCDDLVQVFDLEASLVSAEATILSALTRQESRGSHQRSDYKELNTGEKCNYHVKLNKQTLDLEISKRSISPLRTDLQNIVNKTSKVINIKNKLLE
- a CDS encoding tetratricopeptide repeat protein → MERSDKQEQRKKITEVKTFSVPFTLEEIKENISLSTSRPSKPSKEEIINKAFKLHSEGNTLEAEKLYQYFINQGFKDYRVFSNYGIILKNLGKLKEAELSTRKAIEIKSDFATAHSNLGNILRDLGKFKEAKIAIDKAIELNPNVAVSHYNLGNILRDLNNLQEAELSTRKAISIKPLYAEAHLNLGNILKDLGKLQDAELSTRKAIEIKPLYAEAHQNLGNILRDLGRLKEAEKATEKAIVLNPNVAGSHYNLGNILKDLGKLQEAELSTRKAIEIKPLYAEAHLNLGNILKDLGKLQEAELSTRKAIEIKPLYAEAHQNLGNILRDLGKLKEAELSTRKAIEIKPDFAEAYNNLGTMLRNLGRLKEAELSICKAIELNPNNVMAHSNLGITLKDLGRLKEAELSTRKAIEINPDLAEAHSNLGFIFLHKGEYKLSLKYFSESAELLRGKRIQESNQKSFRLISKAKIEHDIEQFEYLASKDLETNNFIDLAILYKKIATEIKWPSDTSLITLRNEYQNLLKDSYNRLINISEAPKLKEEVVNNSLDVEKITNDYFNHELGLTYVDNLLSPEALKSLRAFLLGSTIWFDIRHNGYLGAYLTEGLANPLIIQIAKELKDKFPKIIKQLPIEQIWAYKYDSRSKNENSSVSGINIHADFAQVTINFWITPNIANLNKDSGGLIIHNRAVTKEWDFVSYNSDSIKMREEMKKLKDKKTIIPYKENRAVFFNSSLLHESDNYEFKEGYENRRINITILFGKRSNA
- a CDS encoding EVE domain-containing protein, which translates into the protein MTEINYWLMKSEPNAYSIKDLRDEEETLWDGIRNYQARNFMRSMKIGDQAFFYHSNTKPPGIVGLMEIIETNLIDPFQFDESSKYFDKKSKREKPRWDCVKTKYICEFKDMITLKELSQTYTSEELTLVRKGNRLSIMPIKTDIALELLKKLKKD
- a CDS encoding DUF2811 domain-containing protein, giving the protein MKNIDFDEEKSVDQASEVLESEDTISFQTEIPKHIQQAMKRYIEEHPNWDQYRLLQAALAGFLIQNGISSRLITRLYIGNMFESHSFLN
- a CDS encoding DUF1818 family protein, with translation MIKKEGPGWRIIRDTSRENFPALIGGEDWAIELSQSEWQNLVRVVIDLSDQYRVIKDQLMGDEDITLELERRPWLAILKGDQYGWNLKLILGASDLLNRGAEVSWPRNVTNHVTNAMRTMWDSDYL
- a CDS encoding DNA-directed RNA polymerase subunit omega → MIKSGSGLNSKDLAKRGESLIRHSTNRYLTTVRIAFRAKQRRFDDFDGLLEESTVKPVQRAIIELSDEQDQPDLLPG